A genomic window from Salvelinus alpinus chromosome 10, SLU_Salpinus.1, whole genome shotgun sequence includes:
- the LOC139532711 gene encoding OX-2 membrane glycoprotein-like — MAPMLHNYLFIQLIVLPKGLSQLVRTQQVVTATLGEDAVLNCELMKPKDVRQVTWQKETTGMNENVATYSKRGPNVNPPFQGKVEFEDEGLQNCSIVIRGVSRGDESCYKCLFNTYPDGPISGRTCLKVNELYGPSLVITQTNNSHTTLSCSATGRPAPIVTWEDTEILENSTMVNVTHLNGTVTVTITSTLAAFSLPDKDTRVGCMVSLFSRGVTKNVSMVIPASNQASFAGLPEVTDGDRISVKPTGIGAVMGSLCFIAVCCGAAVVLWCKQREIK; from the exons ATGGCTCCTATGCTCCACAACTACCTGTTTATTCAGCTAATAGTCCTCCCTAAAG GGCTCTCTCAGCTGGTGAGAACACAGCAGGTTGTCACAGCAACCCTGGGAGAAGATGCAGTCTTAAACTGTGAGCTCATGAAACCCAAAGACGTGCGGCAAGTCACCTGGCAGAAAGAGACAACTGGGATGAATGAAAATGTGGCCACCTACAGCAAACGAGGTCCCAATGTCAACCCACCTTTTCAGGGGAAAGTGGAGTTTGAAGATGAGGGACTGCAGAACTGCTCTATCGTCATCAGAGGAGTGTCAAGAGGAGACGAGTCCTGCTACAAGTGTCTGTTTAACACCTATCCAGATGGACCTATCAGTGGAAGGACCTGTCTCAAAGTAAATG AGCTGTATGGACCCTCACTCGTCATCACACAAACCAACAACAGTCACACCACTCTGTCCTGTTCTGCTACTGGACGACCTGCTCCTATAGTGACCTGGGAAGACACAGAAATTCTAGAAAATTCTACAATGGTCAATGTCACCCATCTCAATGGAACTGTCACTGTCACCATAACTTCCACGCTGGCAGCATTCAGTCTACCTGACAAAGACACCAGGGTTGGCTGCATGGTGTCACTGTTCTCTAGAGGTGTCACCAAGAACGTATCCATGGTTATTCCAGCTAGCAATCAAGCTTCATTTGCTG GTTTACCTGAGGTCACTGATGGTGACAGGATCAGTG TTAAGCCAACAGGGATTGGTGCAGTGATGGGTTCACTGTGTTTCATTGCTGTGTGCTGTGGAGCTGCTGTGGTACTGTGGTGCAAACAGAGAGAAATAAAATGA
- the LOC139532714 gene encoding OX-2 membrane glycoprotein-like — MNTYLIILCVLSEAVSVNVVARGDTRVDFNGDASYTCTLADPTGVLQVTWQRLFKDDSVENLATYSKRFGAQIIDPHRGKVVFTEASLNSTSITVNNVTWADEACYICSFNVYPSGSIRKQTCLTVQGLSEVRATMQEVPSTEPKADMEVVVSCSATGKPAPWIQWNISAAALIKTPNNWTVINKDQTVTANSNITLQLLPGSGGYVDCIINNGMRTQRHERVLLPILPGESEVEEDDKRTSPWAVGIPVFLIVSTLVICGGVMLHKKKGYRQAATTADEQDAFGESL, encoded by the exons ATGAACACTTACCTAATTATCTTATGCGTGCTGTCTGAAG CCGTCTCTGTCAACGTCGTAGCTAGAGGAGACACCAGGGTTGACTTCAATGGCGACGCATCATATACCTGCACCCTTGCAGACCCGACAGGTGTGCTGCAAGTCACCTGGCAGAGGCTGTTCAAAGACGACTCGGTGGAGAATCTGGCCACCTACAGCAAGCGGTTTGGCGCTCAAATCATAGACCCGCACCGAGGCAAGGTGGTTTTCACGGAGGCATCTCTCAACTCGACGTCTATTACCGTGAACAATGTAACATGGGCGGACGAAGCCTGCTATATTTGTTCCTTCAATGTTTAC CCGAGTGGTTCAATACGCAAGCAGACTTGTCTTACCGTTCAAG GTTTATCTGAAGTGAGAGCCACAATGCAAGAAGTCCCCAGCACTGAACCTAAAGCAGACATGGAAGTTGTGGTCAGCTGCTCTGCCACAGGTAAACCAGCACCTTGGATccaatggaacatttctgcagcagCACTCATAAAGACACCTAACAACTGGACTGTCATTAACAAAGACCAAACTGTCACAGCCAATAGCAACATCACCCTCCAACTGTTGCCAGGCTCAGGGGGATACGTGGACTGTATCATAAACAATGGGATGAGGACACAGAGACACGAGCGGGTCCTGCTTCCTATTCTCCCTGGAGAGAGTGAGGTTGAAGAGG ATGACAAGAGGACATCCCCGTGGGCGGTTGGCATTCCAGTATTCCTAATCGTTTCCACTTTAGTCATCTGCGGCGGTGTCATGCTTCATAAGAAAAAAG GTTACAGGCAAGCAGCAACCACAGCAGACGAGCAGGACGCTTTTGGGGAAAGTCTGTAA